Proteins from one Mesoplodon densirostris isolate mMesDen1 chromosome 1, mMesDen1 primary haplotype, whole genome shotgun sequence genomic window:
- the CCNA2 gene encoding cyclin-A2, whose product MLGSSAPGPAAREAGSALLTLQQTALQEDQENINPEKAAPTQQSRTRAGLAVLKAGNSRVPAPQQRPKTRRVAPLKDLPINDEHVTVPPWKANSQQPAFTIHVDEAEAETQKRPVESKKPESEDVLAFNSAVTLPGPRKPLVPLDYPMDGSFESPHTMDMSIVLEDEKPVSVNEVPDYHEDIHTYLREMEVKCKPKVGYMKKQPDITNSMRAILVDWLVEVGEEYKLQNETLHLAVNYIDRFLSSMSVLRGKLQLVGTAAMLLASKFEEIYPPEVAEFVYITDDTYTKKQVLRMEHLVLKVLAFDLAAPTINQFLTQYFLHQQSANCKVESLAMFLGELSLIDADPYLKYLPSVIAAAAFHLALYTVTGQSWPESLVQKTGYTLETLKPCLMDLHQTYLRAPRHAQQSIREKYKNSKYHGVSHLNPPETLNV is encoded by the exons ATGTTGGGCAGCTCCGCGCCCGGGCCTGCGGCCCGCGAGGCAGGCTCGGCGCTGTTAACATTGCAGCAGACGGCGCTCCAGGAGGACCAGGAGAACATCAACCCCGAGAAGGCGGCGCCCACCCAGCAGTCCCGGACCCGCGCTGGGCTGGCGGTACTGAAGGCCGGGAACTCGCGGGTACCAGCGCCGCAGCAGAGGCCTAAGACCCGACGG gttgCACCTCTTAAGGATCTTCCTATAAATGATGAGCATGTCACCGTTCCTCCCTGGAAAGCAAACAGTCAACAGCCTGCATTTACCATTCATGTGGATGAAGCAGAAGCAGAGACTCAAAAGAGGCCAGTTGAATCTAAAAAACCAGAAAGTGAAGATGTCTTGGCTTTTAATTCAGCTGTTACTTTACCAGGACCAAGAAAACCACTGGTACCTCTTGATTACCCAATGGATGGTAGTTTTG AGTCACCACATACTATGGATATGTCAATTGTATTGGAAGATGAAAAGCCAGTGAGTGTTAATGAAGTACCAGACTACCATGAGGACATTCACACATACCTTAGGGAAATGGAG GTTAAGTGTAAGCCTAAAGTGGGTTACATGAAGAAACAGCCAGACATTACTAACAGTATGAGGGCTATCCTCGTGGACTGGTTAGTTGAAGTAGGAGAAGAATATAAACTACAGAATGAGACCCTGCATTTGGCTGTGAACTACATTGATAGGTTTCTTTCATCGATGTCTGTGTTGAGAGGAAAACTTCAGCTTGTGGGCACTGCTGCTATGCTGTTAGCCTC AAAGTTTGAAGAAATATACCCCCCAGAAGTAGCAGAGTTTGTATACATTACAGATGACACTTATACCAAGAAACAAGTTCTGAGAATGGAGCACCTAGTTTTGAAAGTCCTTGCTTTTGACTTAGCTGCACCAACAATAAATCAGTTTCTTACCCAGTACTTTCTGCACCAGCAGTCTGCAAACTGCAAAGTTGAAAGTTTAGCAATG tTTTTGGGAGAGTTAAGTTTGATAGATGCTGACCCATATCTAAAGTATTTGCCATCAGTTATCGCCGCAGCAGCCTTTCATTTAGCACTCTACACTGTCACGGGACAAAGCTGG CCTGAATCATTAGTACAAAAGACTGGATATACGCTGGAAACTCTAAAGCCTTGTCTCATGGACCTTCACCAGACCTACCTCAGAGCTCCGCGGCATGCACAACAGTCAATAAGAGAAAAGTACAAAAACTCAAA GTATCATGGTGTTTCTCACCTCAACCCACCAGAGACACTAAATGTGTAA